A single window of Archangium gephyra DNA harbors:
- a CDS encoding response regulator, with protein MPVPSPVVLVVEDETDLREIIQDVLAGEGYQVTCAVDGAEALELLAGGLRPRLVLLDFYMPRLDGWAFLEQLRTGLGLGEVPVVAISGSVVSHPSVTAVLQKPFDITELLEIAQRFAR; from the coding sequence ATGCCCGTTCCTTCTCCCGTCGTCCTCGTGGTCGAGGACGAGACCGACCTTCGCGAGATCATCCAGGACGTGCTCGCCGGGGAGGGGTACCAGGTGACCTGCGCGGTCGATGGCGCCGAGGCGCTCGAACTGCTGGCGGGCGGGCTGCGGCCGCGCCTGGTGCTGCTCGACTTCTACATGCCGCGGCTGGATGGCTGGGCCTTCCTCGAGCAGCTGAGGACCGGGTTGGGCCTGGGCGAGGTCCCCGTGGTGGCCATCAGCGGCTCGGTGGTGTCGCATCCGTCCGTCACCGCCGTGCTGCAAAAGCCCTTCGACATCACCGAGCTCCTGGAGATTGCTCAGCGATTCGCGCGGTGA
- a CDS encoding helix-turn-helix domain-containing protein, whose product MENEKNKLAEGEQLHLRFGTHLRRLRTAQQLTQEQLAERSGLSVDAIRRIERGAFSPSLETLAKLTEGLDVSLKTLFQTFEREKSDRVAELCDFLSNRSGRDVQLVWRVVRAMFEER is encoded by the coding sequence ATGGAGAACGAGAAGAACAAGCTGGCGGAGGGTGAGCAGTTGCACCTCCGCTTCGGCACCCACCTGCGCCGCCTCAGGACCGCGCAGCAGCTCACCCAGGAGCAACTCGCGGAGCGGAGTGGACTGTCGGTGGATGCCATCCGGCGCATCGAGCGCGGGGCGTTCTCCCCGTCGCTCGAGACGTTGGCCAAGTTGACGGAGGGGCTCGACGTCTCCTTGAAGACGCTGTTCCAGACCTTCGAGCGCGAGAAGTCCGATCGGGTCGCGGAGCTCTGCGACTTCCTGTCCAACCGCTCCGGGCGGGACGTGCAGCTCGTCTGGCGTGTCGTGCGCGCCATGTTCGAGGAGCGCTGA
- a CDS encoding tetratricopeptide repeat protein, whose translation MKRLFALAFSLGCAVPVSAQAAEAIKVQILSATVKDQKIAGAEVIAQKNGEASVKGTTAADGTVRFEKPFGGADDSSVSLIVKKDGYSNLVVKCPCDGLSYAISPVMMQNLDGMRIVLNWGAQPSDLDSHLVHPSTHVFFSAKQGDLANLDVDDTTSYGPETVTLEKKKNGVKYLYAVHNYTEGDKQGSTTLSNASQAKVFVYVGSSLVRTFTPPRGKAGNVWVVFGIGDNGEFYDINKFTDVKDRGQVGSFMQGLIKGGGFQSVPEVSVDQTRLADTLNKQGEKAYHEGKLDEAVSLYLEAIANNPEHGQAYSNLGLAYQKLNRNAEALWANRKAIALASGKAAATIKASSFYNIARVYEGEQKWAEALENFQSALGHKDHDAYKKGIARMKEKLGQN comes from the coding sequence ATGAAGCGGTTGTTCGCGTTGGCGTTCTCTCTGGGGTGCGCGGTGCCGGTGTCCGCGCAGGCGGCGGAGGCCATCAAGGTCCAGATCCTCAGCGCCACGGTGAAGGATCAGAAGATCGCGGGAGCGGAGGTCATCGCCCAGAAGAATGGCGAGGCGTCCGTCAAGGGCACCACGGCGGCGGACGGCACGGTCCGGTTCGAGAAGCCCTTCGGCGGCGCCGATGACAGCTCGGTGAGCCTGATCGTCAAGAAGGACGGTTACTCCAACCTGGTGGTGAAGTGCCCGTGCGATGGCCTGTCGTACGCCATCAGCCCGGTGATGATGCAGAACCTGGACGGCATGCGCATCGTGCTCAACTGGGGCGCGCAGCCGAGCGATCTGGACTCGCACCTGGTCCATCCCTCGACCCACGTCTTCTTCTCCGCCAAGCAGGGCGACCTGGCCAACCTGGACGTGGACGACACGACGAGCTACGGCCCGGAGACCGTCACGCTGGAGAAGAAGAAGAACGGCGTGAAGTACCTCTACGCCGTGCACAATTACACCGAGGGCGACAAGCAGGGCTCGACGACGCTCTCCAACGCCAGCCAGGCGAAGGTGTTCGTCTACGTGGGCTCCTCGCTGGTGCGCACCTTCACGCCGCCCCGGGGCAAGGCCGGCAACGTCTGGGTGGTGTTCGGCATCGGTGACAACGGCGAGTTCTACGACATCAACAAGTTCACCGACGTGAAGGACCGTGGCCAGGTGGGCTCGTTCATGCAGGGCCTCATCAAGGGTGGCGGCTTCCAGTCCGTGCCCGAGGTGTCGGTGGATCAGACGCGCCTGGCGGACACGCTGAACAAGCAGGGCGAGAAGGCCTATCACGAGGGCAAGCTCGACGAGGCCGTGTCGCTGTACCTGGAGGCCATCGCCAACAACCCGGAGCATGGGCAGGCGTACAGCAACCTCGGACTGGCGTACCAGAAGCTCAACCGCAACGCCGAGGCGCTGTGGGCCAACCGCAAGGCCATTGCCCTGGCGTCGGGCAAGGCCGCGGCCACCATCAAGGCGAGCTCCTTCTACAACATCGCCCGCGTCTACGAGGGCGAGCAGAAGTGGGCCGAGGCGCTGGAGAACTTCCAGTCCGCGCTGGGCCACAAGGACCACGACGCCTACAAGAAGGGCATCGCGCGCATGAAGGAGAAGCTCGGCCAGAACTGA